The Mus caroli chromosome 1, CAROLI_EIJ_v1.1, whole genome shotgun sequence genome has a window encoding:
- the LOC110296647 gene encoding uncharacterized protein LOC110296647, with protein MDAAAAAQAARGAARAEAGPVTGAGPGEAGDAPRPRLRLLPGPTAPSALGPPPPPPQATRPTAPFPAPSASRARPAAPQVYLGQAGAQPGLREPEECMAGGRRRRRRQRRRGPPGSRSPEAWRLARSPGPGGCVRPGRRGGLAGGSGGAPERPLTKARRGPPHGPPSARSRAPRAARPRPRTSPSPESGGAERCSERSGKKAGPASARGPFGPSWTPFSQKGRRAALLRLLGRPRLARFLLFIPKETRLGSGLFF; from the exons ATGGACGCGGCTGCGGCGGCCCAGGCGGCCCGAGGCGCGGCGCGAGCGG AGGCCGGACCTGTCACCGGGGCGGGTCCCGGGGAGGCGGGCGATGCCCCGCGCCCCCGCCTCCGCCTCCTCCCCGGGCCTACCGCGCCCTCGGCCCTCgggccgccgccgcctcctccacAGGCCACGCGACCAACGGCACCCTTCCCCGCCCCCAGCGCCTCCCGGGCCCGGCCCGCCGCGCCCCAGGTTTACCTCGGGCAGGCCGGGGCCCAGCCCGGGCTGCGGGAGCCGGAAGAATGCATGGCCGGcggaaggaggaggaggcggcggcagcggcggcgcgGCCCTCCCGGCTCCAGGTCCCCGGAGGCGTGGAGACTCGCTCGCTCCCCAGGGCCCGGTGGCTGCGTGCGCCCCGGCCGGCGGGGCGGGTTGGCGGGAGGAAGCGGCGGCGCCCCTGAGCGCCCTCTAACGAAGGCGCGGCGCGGCCCGCCCCACGGACCCCCTAGTGCGCGGTCGAGGGCGCCCCGGGCCGCCCGGCCTAGGCCCCGGACGTCGCCGAGCCCCGAGTCGGGCGGGGCAGAACGCTGCTCGGAAAGGTCTGGGAAGAAGGCCGGCCCTGCCAGCGCGCGCGGACCTTTCGGGCCCTCCTGGACCCCTTTCAGCCAAAAGGGCCGCCGCGCTGCATTGTTGCGGCTCCTTGGCCGCCCCAGGCTGGCAcgctttctccttttcattcctaAAGAAACTCGCTTGGGCTCAGGGCTTTTCTTCTGA